From the Phoenix dactylifera cultivar Barhee BC4 chromosome 10, palm_55x_up_171113_PBpolish2nd_filt_p, whole genome shotgun sequence genome, one window contains:
- the LOC103713914 gene encoding probable WRKY transcription factor 2 isoform X2: MFKTQTDNVSVPCLQSAQQVSSSNLGEDLRAADIYHQDHSLVQMQMDFEDQACITKQEKGYASDLQRDVKFSEDNMVETKCSSVQTCYHPPLSNPAHHLEDLSNGEDRQSGQILEEDQSFSSSGVGRPSEDGYNWRKYGQKHVKGSEYPRSYYKCTHQSCQVKKKVEHSLDGQTTEIIYKGTHNHPKPQPSRRSAFGSSFLMSEISDSAAGFGSITDVEGGSIWRNSQRGSKDKNCVDLRADSLELTSSTSVVTELSDPLSTAQGKCSNILTDIPELSSTLASEGDDEDGATQGSMPFEDDDEGDETESKRRKKESCVIDSNPASRAVREPRVVVQTVSEVDILVDGYRWRKYGQKVVKGNPNPRSYYKCTHPGCSVRKHVERASHDLKSVITTYEGKHNHEVPVARNNNRMNSGSNMQPASNAQTSMTLPGSSSASGPQTHVQDLAPCFDKKMEFGSGNFTASYAGCFTGNSKIGASPCYEMQMPLLQSMSFSTFGLNNSYAAAHQAIPVSNIIQDFSISFPTSHVGHSNLLLAGYDVNNHGRPSSIELQPLIMHQCIESDMKHFRQPKPEQDN; this comes from the exons GTTTCTTCATCTAATCTGGGTGAGGATTTAAGGGCTGCTGATATTTACCACCAAGATCACTCTCTGGTCCAGATGCAAATGGATTTTGAGGATCAAGCCTGCATCACAAAACAAGAGAAGGGATACGCCAGTGATTTGCAGAGAGATGTAAAATTTTCTGAAGATAATATGGTGGAAACAAAGTGTAGTTCTGTTCAGACATGCTATCATCCTCCATTAAGTAATCCAGCACATCATCTTGAAGATTTGTCGAATGGAGAGGATAGACAGTCAGggcagattttggaagaagacCAGTCCTTTTCCAGCTCGGGTGTAGGAAGACCATCAGAAGATGGATATAACTGGAGAAAATATGGGCAGAAACATGTCAAAGGTAGTGAGTATCCTCGGAGCTACTACAAATGCACTCATCAAAGTTGTCAAGTAAAGAAAAAGGTAGAGCATTCACTGGATGGCCAAACTACAGAAATTATTTACAAGGGTACTCATAATCATCCAAAGCCACAACCATCTCGCCGATCTGCATTTGGGTCATCATTTTTAATGAGTGAGATCTCAGATTCTGCTGCTGGCTTTGGGTCTATTACAGATGTTGAAGGGGGATCAATTTGGAGAAATTCTCAGAGAGGATCTAAAGATAAAAATTGTGTAGATTTGAGGGCTGACAGTTTAGAGTTGACATCATCAACATCTGTTGTTACTGAGCTTTCAGATCCTCTCTCGACTGCACAAGGAAAATGCTCAAATATCCTGACAGATATTCCTGAGCTTTCATCAACTTTAGCTAGTGAAGGTGATGATGAAGATGGTGCTACCCAGGGGAGCATGCCATTTGAGGATGATGATGAAGGTGATGAGACTGAATCAAAGAGAAG gaagaaagaaagctgTGTGATTGATAGTAATCCAGCTTCTCGTGCTGTGCGTGAACCAAGAGTGGTTGTTCAGACAGTCAGTGAAGTGGACATCCTAGTTGATGGATACCGCTGGCGAAAGTACGGGCAGAAGGTAGTTAAAGGAAATCCAAATCCTAG GAGCTACTACAAGTGCACACATCCTGGATGTTCTGTAAGGAAGCATGTGGAAAGAGCCTCTCATGATTTGAAGTCAGTGATTACGACTTATGAAGGAAAACACAATCATGAAGTGCCTGTGGCAAGGAACAATAATCGCATGAATTCAGGTAGTAACATGCAGCCTGCCTCTAATGCTCAAACTTCCATGACATTACCAGGATCTAGCAGTGCCTCCGGACCTCAAACACATGTCCAAGATCTGGCTCCTTGTTTTGACAAAAAAATGGAATTTGGCAGCGGAAACTTCACAGCCAGTTATGCTGGGTGCTTTACTGGCAATTCCAAAATTGGGGCCTCTCCCTGTTATGAAATGCAGATGCCTCTTTTGCAGTCTATGTCTTTCAGCACGTTTGGATTGAACAATAGTTATGCAGCTGCTCATCAAGCAATTCCTGTTTCAAATATTATCCAAGACTTTTCCATTTCATTCCCTACAAGCCATGTCGGGCATTCAAACCTCTTGTTGGCCGGCTATGATGTTAACAATCATGGAAGACCTTCCAGCATTGAACTCCAGCCCTTAATCATGCATCAGTGCATAGAGAGTGATATGAAGCACTTTAGGCAACCTAAGCCTGAGCAGGATAATTGA